One window from the genome of Comamonas sp. lk encodes:
- a CDS encoding DMT family transporter produces the protein MICSRYSTHLGLVGMAAFWGASWPWGRIVAQAMPPLAAASLRFVLASLVLFVWLYRSGRLSSLRTLNTRQWAGLTCAAAVGVLGYSIFFLLALQTVAASKAAMVVALNPVLTLVFAALLFREALNWLMGLGVALAVSGALYVLSDGSLAAFQAGRSGAGEWLLLGCAACWVAYTLVGRMVLVTVDSLTATTLTAAMGAVLLLIASLTLEGPAAWRDLADAAPAAWYSLLALALGATALAYAWYLNGVKVLGAGAAAAYMALVPLFGSVFSSLWLGEPITPSLVTGGAMAVAGMLTMNYGRLSTLKTASTA, from the coding sequence ATGATCTGTTCTCGCTATTCCACGCATCTGGGTTTGGTCGGCATGGCCGCTTTCTGGGGAGCCTCCTGGCCATGGGGCCGCATCGTCGCTCAAGCCATGCCGCCGCTGGCGGCAGCCAGCTTGCGTTTTGTGCTGGCCAGCCTGGTGCTGTTTGTGTGGCTGTACCGCAGCGGGCGCTTGAGCAGCTTGCGCACGCTCAACACCCGGCAATGGGCAGGTCTGACCTGCGCGGCGGCCGTCGGCGTGCTGGGCTACTCGATCTTCTTTTTGCTGGCGCTGCAGACCGTTGCGGCCAGCAAGGCCGCCATGGTGGTGGCGCTCAACCCCGTGCTGACGCTGGTGTTCGCAGCCCTGCTGTTTCGTGAAGCGCTGAACTGGCTGATGGGCCTGGGAGTGGCGCTGGCCGTATCGGGGGCACTGTATGTACTCAGCGACGGCTCGCTGGCCGCCTTTCAAGCTGGCCGCTCCGGCGCAGGAGAATGGCTGCTGCTGGGCTGCGCCGCCTGTTGGGTCGCTTACACCCTGGTGGGGCGCATGGTGCTGGTGACCGTCGACTCGCTGACCGCCACCACGCTCACGGCAGCCATGGGTGCCGTTCTGCTGCTGATTGCCAGCTTGACGCTGGAAGGGCCAGCGGCCTGGCGCGACCTGGCTGATGCAGCACCGGCCGCCTGGTACAGCCTGCTGGCTCTGGCACTGGGCGCCACAGCCCTGGCCTATGCCTGGTATCTGAATGGCGTCAAGGTTCTGGGCGCCGGGGCGGCCGCGGCCTATATGGCCCTGGTGCCGCTATTTGGCTCGGTGTTTTCCAGCCTGTGGCTTGGTGAGCCCATCACCCCCTCTCTGGTGACGGGCGGCGCCATGGCCGTTGCAGGCATGTTGACCATGAACTACGGCAGGCTGTCCACGCTGAAAACCGCAAGCACGGCTTAA
- a CDS encoding chorismate-binding protein, with amino-acid sequence MKSCIDFSDPHDPAAPRLRQQFGRPLRVLAAYACDEVPAVLQAVEQAAQQGLYCLGWLAYEAAAAFDPAYAGAVHAALPGQPLAWFGVHEQLQDWEASEPDQRSLPPLQWLHSPDRARFDADIARIHAAIAQGECYQINYTAPLIGRLCGPAGLDRSAAAQALFAVLQRAQPGGYAALVDSGDMQVLSVSPELFFDWNGERILTRPMKGTAARGDTPEADALQARTMRESPKERAENVMIVDLLRNDLSRIAVPHSVKVPRLFHTEALPSVWQMTSDVVAQTRPGTTLAQVFGALFPCGSITGAPKRQAMRLIQALEPQARGVYCGALGLVRPGTAPGRIHATFNVPIRTPVVHGDEIRCGIGSGITASATAAAEWQEWQHKQRFLDLLG; translated from the coding sequence TTGAAATCCTGCATAGACTTCTCCGATCCGCACGACCCGGCTGCACCACGGCTGCGCCAACAATTTGGCCGGCCTTTGCGCGTGCTGGCTGCCTATGCCTGCGACGAAGTGCCTGCGGTTTTGCAGGCCGTGGAGCAGGCCGCGCAGCAAGGCCTGTATTGCCTGGGCTGGCTGGCCTATGAAGCGGCCGCGGCTTTTGACCCCGCCTATGCCGGTGCCGTGCATGCGGCGCTGCCCGGCCAGCCGCTGGCCTGGTTTGGCGTGCATGAGCAGCTGCAGGACTGGGAGGCTTCAGAGCCGGATCAGCGCAGCCTGCCCCCGCTGCAGTGGCTGCACAGCCCCGATCGTGCCCGCTTTGATGCCGATATCGCCCGCATTCACGCGGCGATTGCCCAAGGCGAGTGCTATCAGATCAATTACACAGCCCCTCTGATTGGCAGACTGTGCGGGCCAGCAGGTCTGGACCGCTCGGCTGCGGCGCAAGCCTTGTTTGCGGTGCTGCAACGTGCCCAGCCCGGCGGTTATGCGGCGCTGGTTGATAGCGGCGACATGCAGGTGCTCTCTGTTTCGCCCGAACTGTTTTTTGACTGGAATGGCGAACGCATTCTGACCCGGCCCATGAAGGGCACGGCCGCCAGAGGCGACACGCCCGAGGCCGATGCTCTGCAGGCCCGCACCATGCGCGAATCGCCCAAGGAAAGGGCGGAGAACGTGATGATTGTGGATTTGCTGCGCAACGATCTGTCGCGCATTGCCGTGCCCCATAGCGTGAAAGTACCGCGCCTGTTCCATACCGAAGCCCTGCCCAGCGTGTGGCAGATGACCAGCGATGTGGTGGCGCAGACGCGCCCCGGCACCACGCTGGCCCAGGTGTTTGGTGCCTTGTTTCCCTGCGGCTCCATCACCGGCGCGCCCAAGCGCCAGGCCATGCGGCTGATTCAGGCGCTGGAGCCGCAGGCGCGCGGCGTGTACTGCGGCGCTCTGGGGCTGGTGCGCCCAGGGACTGCGCCGGGCCGGATTCACGCCACATTCAATGTGCCGATCCGCACGCCGGTGGTGCACGGCGATGAAATTCGCTGCGGCATAGGCAGCGGCATCACGGCCAGTGCCACGGCAGCGGCAGAATGGCAGGAGTGGCAGCACAAGCAGCGGTTTCTGGACCTGCTGGGCTGA
- the panC gene encoding pantoate--beta-alanine ligase: MQIVQTIAELRSALASRGRPAFVPTMGNLHEGHLSLIRLARQHGDVTVASIFVNRLQFLPHEDFDSYPRTFDADCAKLEAEGCDIVFAPKEKDLYPEAQTFKVQADPLLADILEGHFRPGFFTGVCTVVMKLFQAVFATTGGGVAVFGKKDYQQIMVIRRMVQQFAMPIEILGADTARAGSGLALSSRNGYLSDEQRVQAMALSQALKTLADAARQGGNLAELEAQAMADLRAKGWEPDYLTVRQRSNLLSPADARSGELVALGAARIGAHAVNGQAGGTRLIDNLEF; this comes from the coding sequence ATGCAAATCGTTCAAACCATCGCCGAGCTGCGCAGCGCACTGGCGAGTCGGGGTCGCCCCGCCTTTGTGCCCACCATGGGCAATCTGCACGAAGGCCATCTGTCGCTGATTCGGCTGGCGCGCCAGCATGGCGACGTGACCGTGGCCAGCATCTTCGTGAACCGCCTGCAGTTTCTGCCACACGAAGATTTTGATAGCTACCCACGCACATTTGACGCCGACTGCGCCAAGCTGGAGGCCGAAGGCTGCGATATTGTCTTTGCCCCCAAGGAGAAAGACCTCTACCCTGAGGCGCAAACCTTCAAGGTGCAGGCTGATCCGCTGCTGGCCGACATTCTGGAAGGGCATTTCCGCCCCGGTTTCTTCACCGGCGTGTGCACCGTGGTGATGAAGCTGTTCCAGGCCGTGTTCGCCACCACCGGCGGCGGCGTGGCCGTGTTCGGCAAAAAGGATTACCAGCAAATCATGGTGATTCGCCGCATGGTGCAGCAATTTGCCATGCCCATAGAGATCCTGGGTGCCGATACAGCCCGCGCCGGCAGCGGCCTGGCGCTCAGCTCGCGCAACGGCTATCTCAGCGATGAGCAGCGTGTGCAGGCCATGGCACTGTCCCAGGCGCTCAAGACCCTGGCCGACGCAGCGCGGCAAGGCGGCAATCTGGCCGAGCTGGAAGCCCAGGCCATGGCCGATCTGCGCGCCAAGGGCTGGGAACCCGACTACCTGACGGTGCGCCAGCGCAGCAACTTGCTGAGCCCGGCAGACGCCCGCAGCGGTGAGTTGGTGGCGCTGGGTGCCGCCCGCATAGGCGCCCATGCCGTCAACGGCCAGGCCGGCGGCACGCGGCTGATCGACAATCTGGAGTTCTGA
- a CDS encoding aminotransferase class IV: MDFEILETLALKDGRWQNWPLHWARLQIAAQHFRYPLMQMQLEHDLQQLQQSQPMGHWRVRLALNASGQIDITSHGLHDSLQPVQVQLAGSPLPNALAHSEWVRFKTSRRGHYEAYQPQDAAVFDTVLYNENREITECTRGNIAMQLDGRWVTPPLSCGLLPGVGRALALSQARVVEQVVTLDDVPRVTAWAFVNSLRGWLEARLTP, translated from the coding sequence GTGGATTTTGAAATTCTGGAAACCCTGGCCCTCAAGGACGGCCGTTGGCAAAACTGGCCTCTGCACTGGGCTCGCCTGCAGATTGCGGCCCAGCATTTTCGCTATCCGCTAATGCAGATGCAGCTGGAGCACGATCTGCAGCAGCTGCAGCAAAGTCAGCCCATGGGGCACTGGCGCGTGCGTCTGGCGCTCAATGCGAGCGGCCAGATCGACATCACCTCGCATGGGCTGCACGACAGCCTCCAACCCGTACAGGTGCAACTGGCCGGCAGCCCGCTTCCCAATGCGTTGGCCCACAGCGAGTGGGTGCGCTTCAAGACCTCGCGCCGTGGGCATTACGAGGCTTATCAGCCGCAAGACGCTGCGGTGTTCGACACCGTGCTCTACAACGAAAACCGCGAGATCACCGAGTGCACGCGCGGCAATATCGCCATGCAGCTGGACGGCCGCTGGGTCACACCGCCGCTGTCATGCGGTCTGCTGCCCGGCGTGGGTCGGGCGCTGGCGCTGTCGCAAGCTAGGGTGGTGGAGCAGGTGGTGACGCTGGACGACGTGCCGCGCGTGACGGCCTGGGCCTTTGTCAACAGCTTGCGCGGCTGGCTGGAGGCAAGGCTGACGCCCTGA
- a CDS encoding MaoC family dehydratase — protein MSEKLYLDDLYVGQKFVSGGYALDEAQIIAYAKQFDPQVFHLDPEAAKNTFFQGLAASGWHTASISMRLVTESIPLVDGVIGGGMEELAWPQPTRPDDVLHVESEIVEIIPSQSKPNRAMVRVLCQTKNQRGEVLQRFRPKMVCFKRPAA, from the coding sequence ATGAGCGAGAAGCTGTATCTGGATGATCTGTACGTGGGGCAAAAATTTGTCAGCGGCGGCTATGCGCTCGATGAGGCGCAAATCATTGCCTACGCCAAACAGTTCGACCCCCAGGTGTTTCACCTCGACCCCGAAGCGGCCAAGAACACCTTCTTCCAGGGATTGGCCGCCAGCGGCTGGCACACGGCCTCCATCAGCATGCGTCTGGTGACGGAAAGCATTCCGCTGGTTGACGGCGTGATCGGCGGCGGCATGGAAGAGCTGGCCTGGCCCCAGCCCACCCGGCCCGACGACGTGCTGCATGTGGAGTCGGAAATCGTGGAAATCATTCCCTCCCAATCCAAGCCCAACCGCGCCATGGTGCGCGTGCTCTGCCAGACCAAGAACCAGCGCGGCGAGGTGCTGCAGCGCTTCAGGCCCAAGATGGTCTGCTTCAAGCGGCCTGCGGCTTGA
- a CDS encoding YciI family protein produces MNEYILLMHQDAQHTEAARDPQQWEQYLGQLRSSGQFDGGSSMAPGLRLRKSQADQPSANDLSGFIRVRAISLESAKQFLAGNPVYEAGGTVEIRELPRN; encoded by the coding sequence ATGAACGAATACATCTTGCTGATGCATCAGGATGCTCAGCACACCGAAGCAGCCCGCGACCCGCAGCAATGGGAGCAGTACCTGGGCCAGTTGCGCAGCAGCGGGCAATTCGATGGCGGCAGCTCCATGGCCCCCGGGCTGCGCCTGCGAAAGAGTCAGGCGGACCAGCCCAGCGCCAATGATCTGAGCGGCTTCATTCGCGTGCGTGCCATCAGTCTCGAAAGCGCCAAGCAGTTTCTGGCTGGCAATCCGGTCTACGAAGCCGGCGGCACAGTGGAGATCCGGGAATTGCCCCGCAACTGA
- the panB gene encoding 3-methyl-2-oxobutanoate hydroxymethyltransferase, with the protein MTATTGTPYGTIPPPPLPQRRPVSLPRLAQMRAAGEKITMLTAYDATFAAVADAAGVECILVGDSLGMVCQGLHSTVGVSLQDMVYHTASVARGLHRAQGTAWVIADLPYGSYAESREQALRSSCELMQAGAHMVKLEGGGWTAPTVEFLVERGIPVCAHLGLTPQTVHALGGYRVQGKDDVSAQTLRRQARELQEAGASMLVLEMVPAALSAQLTDELPHCHTIGIGAGNGTAGQVLVLHDMLGVNLGKMAKFVHNFMADAGSVKGAMEAYVKAVKDGSFPNNALHAW; encoded by the coding sequence ATGACCGCCACCACCGGCACGCCTTACGGCACGATTCCACCGCCTCCCCTGCCCCAGCGCCGCCCCGTCAGCCTGCCGCGCCTGGCGCAAATGCGCGCAGCGGGTGAAAAAATCACCATGCTCACCGCCTATGACGCCACGTTTGCGGCCGTGGCCGATGCGGCCGGCGTGGAATGCATTCTGGTGGGCGACTCGCTGGGCATGGTCTGCCAGGGACTGCACAGCACCGTGGGCGTCTCGCTGCAAGATATGGTCTATCACACGGCCAGCGTGGCACGCGGCCTGCACCGGGCACAGGGCACGGCCTGGGTGATTGCCGACCTGCCCTATGGCAGCTATGCCGAAAGCCGTGAGCAGGCCCTGCGCAGCAGCTGCGAGCTGATGCAGGCCGGTGCCCATATGGTCAAGCTGGAAGGTGGCGGCTGGACTGCCCCTACCGTGGAGTTTCTGGTCGAGCGCGGCATTCCCGTCTGCGCCCACCTGGGGCTGACGCCGCAAACCGTGCACGCTCTGGGCGGCTACCGCGTGCAAGGCAAGGACGATGTCTCGGCACAGACTCTGCGCCGCCAGGCCCGCGAGCTGCAGGAGGCCGGAGCCTCCATGCTGGTGCTGGAGATGGTGCCCGCCGCCCTGTCCGCGCAGCTGACGGATGAGCTGCCCCACTGCCACACCATAGGCATTGGCGCGGGCAATGGCACGGCCGGTCAAGTGCTGGTGCTGCACGACATGCTGGGCGTGAACCTGGGCAAGATGGCCAAGTTTGTGCACAACTTCATGGCCGATGCAGGCAGCGTCAAAGGCGCCATGGAAGCCTATGTGAAAGCCGTCAAGGATGGCAGCTTCCCCAACAACGCACTTCACGCCTGGTAA
- a CDS encoding LysR family transcriptional regulator, producing the protein MTFTQLEIFSVLAQVGSFSRAAAALGITQSAVSHAIKQLETELGVSLLSREGAGTVLTPVGSKLLTRANDILQQKQALHQEAGYERGIARGTLRIASFGASSSLQLLPALMLEYQQIQPLVEVQIDEAVDAVVVQWLLERRVELGFVVLPDERFETLRLATDELVAVLPASHALAAKSAIGAGDLHDQPFIRTAAGSGPYIDQFLALDGAVPRTLFRFEQLGSMMGFVAQGQAITVAARLALPEPPAGVVYRRLQPPRPREIALAALNFGKLSPAAQAFVEVARKKAGCGLLKPQAA; encoded by the coding sequence ATGACTTTCACGCAGCTGGAAATCTTTTCCGTCCTGGCCCAGGTGGGCAGCTTCTCGCGCGCGGCCGCAGCGCTGGGCATTACGCAAAGCGCGGTCAGCCACGCCATCAAACAGCTGGAAACCGAGCTGGGGGTGAGTCTGCTGAGCCGTGAAGGCGCAGGGACCGTATTGACCCCCGTGGGCAGCAAGCTGCTGACCCGGGCCAACGACATCCTGCAGCAAAAGCAGGCGCTGCATCAGGAAGCCGGCTATGAGCGCGGCATTGCCCGTGGCACGCTGCGCATTGCCTCTTTCGGGGCCAGCAGCTCTTTGCAGCTGCTGCCGGCCTTGATGCTGGAATACCAGCAGATCCAGCCGCTGGTGGAAGTGCAGATCGACGAGGCCGTGGATGCTGTGGTCGTCCAGTGGCTGCTGGAGCGACGGGTGGAACTGGGCTTTGTGGTTCTGCCCGACGAGCGTTTTGAAACCCTGAGGCTGGCCACGGATGAGTTGGTGGCTGTGCTGCCGGCGTCCCACGCGCTGGCGGCCAAGTCAGCGATTGGCGCCGGCGATCTGCACGATCAGCCCTTTATCCGCACGGCTGCCGGATCGGGCCCGTATATAGACCAGTTTCTGGCATTGGACGGCGCGGTGCCCAGAACGCTTTTCCGCTTCGAGCAGCTTGGCTCCATGATGGGTTTTGTGGCCCAGGGCCAGGCCATCACGGTCGCTGCCCGTCTGGCATTGCCCGAGCCGCCGGCCGGTGTGGTCTATCGCCGCCTGCAACCGCCGCGGCCCAGGGAAATCGCCTTGGCGGCGCTGAACTTTGGCAAGCTATCGCCTGCCGCTCAGGCTTTTGTCGAGGTCGCCAGGAAAAAGGCGGGGTGCGGCCTGCTCAAGCCGCAGGCCGCTTGA
- a CDS encoding DUF4148 domain-containing protein, with amino-acid sequence MRTLSAIIAASLLAASGLVMAQDLPQTAATSGKSRAEVLADLEMFQRAGLGLLPSPVGYVESEHTNEYRKAYSEYQRLLASPAYTAAVAKYESRSTSRLASK; translated from the coding sequence ATGCGCACCCTCTCCGCAATCATCGCCGCTTCCCTGTTGGCTGCTTCTGGCCTGGTCATGGCGCAAGATCTGCCACAGACCGCCGCCACTTCCGGCAAGAGCCGAGCCGAAGTGCTGGCCGATCTGGAAATGTTCCAGCGCGCCGGTCTGGGCCTGCTGCCTTCGCCCGTTGGCTATGTGGAATCCGAACACACCAATGAGTACCGCAAGGCCTATTCCGAGTATCAGCGCCTGCTGGCCAGCCCTGCTTACACCGCAGCCGTGGCCAAGTACGAATCGCGTTCGACCTCGCGTCTGGCTTCCAAATAA
- a CDS encoding Crp/Fnr family transcriptional regulator has translation MLIEAQEPTSELVAHSSSKAPVAWQGLRNVNLLESLSDEKLAELATQCHWHRLEAGQVLHGPYLDQRLYMLIHGGLNVGSYTPNGRGLILGQLQPGVFFGGLAPQDPLLCVPVTVEATQPSLVASLSKVDLEALIMSEVQVMRAVIERLSELAATLARRVVNLGTLSVRGRLHAQLLEQAERAGIEGDEALLSPAPLQHDLALMLGTSREEVAREMSRLTRLGLLQREGRDLRICRVDGLRVLLEESR, from the coding sequence ATGTTGATTGAAGCGCAGGAGCCCACATCAGAGCTGGTGGCTCATTCATCCTCAAAAGCTCCCGTGGCCTGGCAGGGCTTGCGCAATGTGAACCTGCTGGAGTCGCTATCCGATGAAAAACTGGCCGAACTGGCAACCCAATGCCACTGGCACCGGCTCGAAGCCGGGCAGGTGCTGCACGGGCCGTATCTGGATCAGCGGCTGTACATGCTGATTCACGGCGGCTTGAACGTGGGCAGCTACACGCCCAACGGGCGGGGGCTGATTCTGGGCCAGCTGCAGCCCGGCGTTTTCTTTGGCGGTCTGGCACCTCAAGACCCCTTGCTCTGCGTGCCGGTGACGGTGGAGGCCACGCAGCCCAGCCTGGTGGCTTCGCTGTCCAAGGTGGACCTGGAAGCGCTGATCATGAGCGAGGTGCAGGTCATGCGGGCCGTGATCGAGCGGCTGAGCGAGCTGGCCGCTACCTTGGCGCGGCGGGTGGTCAATCTGGGCACGCTGTCGGTGCGCGGACGGCTGCATGCGCAGCTGCTGGAGCAGGCGGAGCGGGCGGGCATAGAGGGCGACGAGGCGCTGCTGTCGCCGGCGCCGCTGCAGCACGATCTGGCTTTGATGTTGGGCACCAGCCGCGAGGAAGTGGCACGCGAGATGTCGCGGCTCACGCGCCTGGGCTTGCTGCAAAGAGAGGGCCGTGACCTGCGCATCTGCCGCGTGGACGGGCTCAGAGTGCTGCTGGAGGAGTCGCGTTGA
- a CDS encoding DUF2004 domain-containing protein → MAQINHTYFGPLNTDKLQDTDVVWEAHLPLAGREVEAWLWAAPQQELNSMLLGAFATTLNNLPTLDARARAALLTYLQEDSDFIAFHVDLAQEENAQGLEATQILIAHAQSAGQTSVDALDFVGLLTLHSMGLWCSSEGAPLVLDYRIDPEGSDQILAVKCDATGRITDISWES, encoded by the coding sequence ATGGCCCAGATCAATCACACGTACTTTGGCCCGCTCAACACCGACAAGCTGCAGGACACCGATGTGGTGTGGGAAGCCCATCTGCCACTGGCCGGCCGGGAGGTGGAAGCCTGGCTCTGGGCCGCGCCCCAGCAGGAACTCAACAGCATGCTGCTGGGAGCTTTTGCCACCACGCTCAACAATTTGCCCACCCTGGATGCGCGGGCCCGCGCCGCACTGCTCACCTATCTGCAGGAAGACAGCGACTTCATCGCCTTTCATGTGGACCTGGCGCAGGAAGAAAATGCCCAGGGTCTGGAAGCCACGCAGATCCTGATCGCCCATGCCCAGTCCGCCGGGCAGACCAGCGTGGACGCCCTCGATTTTGTAGGCCTTCTCACGCTGCACAGCATGGGCCTGTGGTGCAGCAGCGAGGGCGCCCCCCTGGTGCTGGACTACCGTATCGATCCCGAAGGCAGCGACCAGATACTTGCCGTCAAATGCGATGCGACCGGCCGCATCACGGATATCAGTTGGGAAAGTTGA